One part of the Candidatus Zixiibacteriota bacterium genome encodes these proteins:
- a CDS encoding exosortase/archaeosortase family protein, producing METKPPGNINKILPLVAAAVLLIIYLPVIIDLVKDWGTDGNYSHGFLIPVISGYLLWRKRQELAALEVTSNRLGIFFILVGVFLFVAGNGASEYFTVRFSLVVTIFGMALYFFGNNIIRRTWFEILFLVFMIPIPYVLYYSATFPMQLLASKVTGTILNLIGMPAIRQGNMIHLPNQSLEVAEACSGMRSMMSLLALGAIYAYMTQKSLLAKIILFASTIPIAVCGNVFRVFVTGIIVYVSDANVTAEPLHSIMGASVFIVAFLLLFLFGVILKRIFEGKTAAGNPPPLNAAG from the coding sequence ATGGAAACAAAACCTCCGGGAAACATAAATAAGATTCTTCCGCTGGTTGCGGCCGCAGTCCTGCTTATTATTTATCTTCCCGTCATTATTGACCTGGTCAAAGACTGGGGAACCGACGGCAACTATTCCCATGGGTTTCTGATTCCGGTCATCTCCGGATATCTGCTCTGGAGAAAGCGTCAGGAACTGGCGGCGCTGGAGGTAACCTCCAACAGGCTCGGAATCTTTTTCATTCTTGTCGGCGTGTTTCTTTTTGTCGCGGGGAATGGCGCCTCCGAATATTTCACCGTCCGTTTCTCTCTGGTTGTGACCATTTTCGGAATGGCGCTCTATTTCTTCGGCAATAATATCATCCGCCGAACCTGGTTTGAGATTCTCTTTCTGGTTTTTATGATTCCGATTCCATATGTTCTTTATTATTCCGCAACCTTCCCAATGCAGCTTCTGGCAAGCAAGGTCACCGGCACCATTCTGAATCTAATCGGGATGCCGGCCATTCGTCAGGGGAATATGATTCATCTGCCCAATCAATCGCTGGAGGTTGCCGAAGCCTGCTCCGGGATGCGCTCCATGATGTCGCTCCTGGCTCTGGGAGCGATATATGCCTATATGACGCAGAAATCTCTTCTCGCCAAAATCATTCTCTTTGCTTCTACTATTCCGATCGCGGTCTGCGGCAATGTCTTCCGCGTCTTTGTCACCGGCATAATCGTTTATGTTTCCGATGCCAATGTCACCGCCGAGCCGCTTCACTCCATCATGGGGGCATCTGTTTTTATCGTCGCTTTTTTGCTCCTATTTCTTTTTGGGGTAATTCTCAAGCGAATATTTGAAGGGAAAACTGCCGCCGGCAATCCGCCTCCGCTCAACGCGGCCGGATAG
- a CDS encoding decaprenyl-phosphate phosphoribosyltransferase, with the protein MISDIIKLIRPSHWVKNGVVLAGLIFAGKAETPPLLQNALLAFVAFCLLSSAVYVFNDLVDRKRDQMHPLKKNRPIASGKVSSATAVIVAVILAGGGVALALVISQAFLTVALAFLTLNIFYTVILKNIVIIDVMTIAAGFVLRAYGGVVAIQVVFSEWLLITTFVLALFLGLGKRRHELTFLQDSAASHRQILEKYSPYLLDQLIGVVTASTVVTYLFYTMSHEVQDKLHTPYLFVTIPFVIYGIFRYLYLVHKEAQGGSPTTMLLTDLPLLIDVLLWLASVVIILYIL; encoded by the coding sequence ATGATTTCCGATATAATTAAGCTGATTCGCCCGTCGCACTGGGTCAAAAACGGTGTCGTACTCGCCGGTCTCATCTTCGCCGGCAAGGCGGAAACACCGCCGCTCTTGCAGAATGCCCTGCTGGCCTTTGTCGCTTTCTGTCTGCTCTCCTCCGCCGTCTATGTTTTTAATGACCTGGTTGACCGGAAACGAGACCAGATGCATCCCCTCAAGAAGAACCGTCCCATTGCCTCCGGCAAAGTCTCGTCGGCAACAGCCGTCATCGTTGCCGTTATTCTTGCCGGTGGTGGAGTCGCGCTCGCCCTTGTTATCAGTCAAGCATTCTTGACGGTCGCGCTGGCTTTCCTGACGCTCAATATTTTCTATACCGTTATCTTGAAGAATATAGTCATAATTGACGTCATGACCATCGCCGCCGGCTTTGTCCTGCGCGCCTATGGCGGGGTAGTTGCCATTCAGGTTGTCTTCTCCGAATGGCTCCTGATTACGACTTTTGTTTTGGCTCTTTTCCTCGGACTCGGCAAACGCCGCCATGAGTTGACCTTTCTGCAGGACAGCGCTGCTTCGCACCGCCAAATTCTTGAGAAATATTCCCCCTACCTCCTCGACCAGCTTATCGGTGTCGTTACCGCTTCCACCGTTGTCACTTATCTTTTCTATACTATGTCCCATGAAGTCCAGGACAAGCTGCATACCCCATACCTCTTTGTCACTATTCCCTTTGTAATTTATGGTATTTTCCGCTACCTCTACCTGGTGCATAAAGAAGCACAGGGCGGCTCTCCCACAACCATGCTTCTGACCGACCTGCCGCTATTAATTGACGTTCTTCTTTGGCTTGCCTCCGTTGTAATCATCCTGTATATTTTATAA
- a CDS encoding 4Fe-4S binding protein: protein MTIATVRNLRRASQVIFFVIFFWLILKTNFSVNFNPADPNEIRLPYPVSIALEFDPLTALGTLLANGTIYKGLLWSLVILIPTIFIGRFFCGWVCPLGTLNHWISEIPSERMKRKGKQKIDSNRYKKYQRIKYYILFIFLAAALMGTLQVGLLDPLPLLARSIGTVVLPVIHTSADGITGWVKSIGIPPLSAAAQFLYDLIAPLLLTFRKMHFHTILTIGSLFIAIIVLNRIFSRFWCRGICPLGAMLGVFSRFAIFGLEKKESACNHCNECLLHCQGADNPDIGSVWRQSECHLCLNCQGVCPTQALSFRFFPSQEVSKSNPAGTAKIDISRRKVVASLAGGAALYPLFRSGDTFAANASPYLIRPPGSVSENDFLARCIRCGQCMRVCPNNALHPTFMESGLEGIWSPLLIARIGYCEPSCTLCGQVCPTGAILELTLKDKVGDKETPPNRIGTAFIDRGRCLPWAMARPCIVCEEWCPTSPKSIYLREETVYNSRGETVTVKQPYVDPEHCTGCGACEYACPVEDKAAIYITSVGESRSSENQMLLKKKNDIPQYNLRGKI from the coding sequence ATGACCATTGCGACCGTCAGAAATCTCCGCCGGGCATCGCAGGTAATCTTCTTTGTCATCTTCTTCTGGTTGATTCTCAAGACCAATTTCTCTGTCAATTTCAATCCTGCCGACCCCAATGAAATCCGGCTGCCGTACCCGGTCTCTATTGCTCTTGAGTTCGACCCTCTGACGGCGCTGGGAACTCTGCTGGCAAATGGCACTATTTATAAAGGCCTCCTCTGGTCGCTGGTCATCCTGATTCCCACCATTTTCATCGGTCGCTTCTTCTGCGGCTGGGTCTGCCCGCTGGGAACTCTTAACCACTGGATTTCGGAAATCCCCTCTGAAAGGATGAAAAGGAAAGGAAAGCAGAAAATTGATTCCAACCGCTACAAGAAATACCAGCGAATAAAATATTACATACTTTTCATTTTCCTTGCCGCCGCTTTGATGGGGACTCTGCAGGTCGGGTTGCTTGACCCGCTGCCGCTACTGGCGCGCTCTATCGGCACCGTGGTACTTCCGGTTATACATACCTCCGCCGATGGCATCACCGGCTGGGTCAAATCAATCGGTATTCCGCCGCTTTCAGCGGCCGCTCAATTCCTCTACGACCTCATTGCCCCCCTGCTTCTTACTTTCCGTAAAATGCACTTCCACACCATACTGACCATCGGCAGCCTCTTTATCGCTATCATCGTTCTCAATCGGATTTTCAGTCGCTTCTGGTGCCGCGGGATATGCCCCCTTGGAGCCATGCTGGGAGTTTTCTCGCGCTTCGCCATATTCGGTCTGGAGAAGAAAGAGTCAGCCTGCAATCATTGCAACGAGTGTCTGCTTCATTGTCAGGGAGCGGACAATCCTGATATCGGCTCAGTCTGGCGGCAGTCGGAGTGCCATCTTTGCCTTAACTGCCAGGGAGTCTGCCCTACCCAGGCGTTGTCATTCAGATTTTTCCCCTCGCAGGAGGTCTCCAAGTCCAATCCCGCCGGCACCGCCAAAATAGATATCTCCCGCCGGAAAGTGGTCGCTTCTCTCGCGGGCGGAGCCGCCCTCTATCCTCTCTTTCGCTCCGGTGATACTTTTGCCGCCAATGCCAGCCCCTATCTGATTCGTCCTCCCGGCTCAGTTTCTGAAAATGACTTTCTTGCCCGCTGTATCCGCTGCGGTCAATGTATGCGGGTCTGCCCCAATAATGCTCTTCATCCCACTTTCATGGAGTCGGGATTGGAAGGAATCTGGTCGCCTCTGCTTATTGCCCGCATCGGTTACTGCGAGCCCTCCTGCACCCTCTGCGGACAGGTCTGCCCTACCGGCGCCATTCTGGAATTGACTCTCAAGGATAAAGTAGGGGATAAGGAAACTCCTCCCAACCGGATCGGCACCGCCTTTATCGACCGGGGAAGATGCCTCCCCTGGGCGATGGCGCGCCCTTGCATCGTTTGCGAGGAATGGTGCCCAACCTCACCGAAGTCCATTTACCTTCGCGAGGAAACGGTGTATAATAGTCGCGGCGAAACCGTGACCGTAAAGCAACCGTATGTTGACCCGGAGCATTGCACCGGCTGCGGCGCCTGCGAGTATGCCTGCCCGGTCGAAGACAAAGCGGCAATTTATATTACTTCGGTCGGCGAATCCCGTTCGTCGGAAAACCAGATGTTGCTCAAAAAGAAAAACGATATTCCGCAGTACAATTTGCGAGGAAAGATATGA
- a CDS encoding arsenate reductase ArsC, with the protein MKKILFVCTGNSCRSQMAEGFARHYANGRFEVRSAGIFPTGIHPMTIETMKEVAIDISGHCSTMLSASLMEWADYLVTLCGSARERKPRAPSHLTDLHWDIENPDILYTSEEDRRREFARIRDEIGRRVADLLSKIEKGEI; encoded by the coding sequence ATGAAGAAAATCCTCTTTGTTTGTACCGGCAATTCCTGTCGCAGCCAGATGGCGGAGGGTTTTGCCCGGCATTATGCCAACGGCAGGTTTGAAGTCCGTTCGGCAGGGATATTCCCGACGGGAATTCATCCGATGACCATCGAAACGATGAAAGAGGTGGCGATAGATATTTCGGGGCACTGCTCCACCATGCTTTCAGCGAGCCTGATGGAGTGGGCCGATTATCTGGTCACATTGTGCGGTTCCGCCCGGGAGCGGAAACCGCGGGCGCCGTCGCATCTGACCGACCTTCACTGGGATATCGAGAATCCGGACATACTATATACCTCGGAAGAAGACCGGCGACGGGAGTTTGCCCGAATTCGGGATGAAATTGGTCGGCGGGTGGCTGATTTATTGAGTAAAATTGAAAAAGGAGAGATATGA
- a CDS encoding DUF5683 domain-containing protein has product MRPLFPISLLLIAFLTPGYLKSQDKPQPPADRDRQSGGYYVNIPVDSSRTQNPTVALFKSMFVPGWGQLGNKKYIKAGIFMALEGSLVVTLIHYSQKTSDAREKFDAAANTTVKEYYFNKFLEAKNERNRFSWYLGTTIFLSMFDAYVDAHLAKFPQYEKRISFDLAPHPDGGIAANLQLNF; this is encoded by the coding sequence GTGCGGCCTCTGTTTCCGATATCGCTTCTTCTAATCGCTTTCCTGACTCCCGGATATCTCAAATCTCAGGATAAGCCGCAACCACCGGCCGACCGCGACCGCCAGAGCGGCGGGTACTATGTCAATATCCCGGTGGACAGCAGCCGGACTCAAAATCCAACCGTGGCGCTTTTCAAATCGATGTTTGTCCCCGGCTGGGGGCAGCTGGGAAACAAGAAATATATCAAAGCCGGAATCTTTATGGCGCTGGAAGGCTCTCTGGTCGTTACCCTGATTCATTACTCTCAGAAAACCTCGGATGCCCGGGAGAAATTTGATGCCGCTGCCAACACAACGGTCAAAGAATACTATTTCAACAAATTCCTGGAAGCCAAAAACGAGCGCAATCGCTTTTCCTGGTATCTCGGCACCACCATCTTTCTTTCCATGTTCGATGCCTACGTTGATGCCCATCTGGCAAAATTTCCGCAATACGAGAAAAGAATTTCATTTGACCTGGCGCCCCATCCCGACGGCGGCATAGCCGCCAATCTGCAATTGAATTTTTAA
- a CDS encoding DUF362 domain-containing protein translates to MKRREFLKKSGQALTFAAATGAVGAFFHNRDPFNYQPHLSETAEFGISADSTYPGLTLAKDSNHIAALNKALDAIGGIKRFIKPGERVTIKPNIGWDRTPEQAADTNPLLVGEMVRLCKEAGASRVIVTDITCHDPRRCFLRSGIRESAEKAGAEVFLPDDNDMLNIDLRGKLLTNWPVLKYFIETDRLINMPIVKHHSLSACTIGMKNLYGVLGGRRHQLHQSIDQSIVDLTAFFKPTLTVVDATRVLLRNGPTGGSLDDVLIADSVICSIDPVAADSRGAEFMSLTGEKVGHIILAETSGLGKIDYRSIGYKEIL, encoded by the coding sequence ATGAAACGTCGCGAATTCTTGAAGAAGTCCGGGCAGGCGCTCACCTTTGCGGCGGCAACCGGTGCCGTCGGCGCCTTTTTCCACAACCGCGACCCTTTCAATTATCAACCTCATCTTTCCGAAACCGCCGAGTTCGGCATCTCCGCCGACTCAACTTATCCCGGATTAACTCTGGCGAAAGACAGCAATCATATTGCCGCTTTGAATAAAGCGCTTGATGCCATCGGGGGCATCAAGCGGTTTATCAAACCGGGGGAGAGGGTAACCATAAAACCGAATATCGGTTGGGACCGAACTCCGGAACAGGCGGCCGACACCAATCCACTTCTGGTCGGCGAAATGGTCCGCCTCTGCAAAGAGGCGGGAGCCTCCCGGGTTATCGTTACCGATATCACCTGCCATGACCCGCGGCGCTGTTTCCTCCGTTCCGGCATCAGGGAGAGCGCCGAGAAAGCGGGCGCCGAGGTTTTCTTGCCTGACGACAATGATATGCTCAATATTGACCTGCGGGGGAAGCTCTTGACCAATTGGCCCGTGCTCAAATATTTCATCGAAACCGACCGCCTGATAAATATGCCGATAGTGAAACATCACTCCCTCTCAGCCTGCACTATCGGGATGAAAAACCTCTATGGCGTTCTGGGCGGACGACGACATCAATTGCACCAGAGTATCGACCAGTCGATAGTCGATTTAACCGCCTTTTTCAAGCCGACCTTGACTGTGGTCGATGCCACTCGCGTCCTCTTGCGCAACGGTCCCACCGGCGGGTCGCTCGATGACGTTCTTATTGCCGATTCTGTAATTTGCTCCATTGACCCGGTCGCCGCCGATTCCCGCGGCGCTGAATTTATGTCGCTTACCGGAGAGAAAGTGGGGCATATTATTCTTGCCGAGACAAGCGGACTTGGCAAAATCGACTACCGTTCTATTGGTTATAAAGAAATTCTCTGA
- a CDS encoding HEAT repeat domain-containing protein — MKAYINREKGAGDLVTLFWQENIPGFDYATVEDVILREYDGGMLVQTSMEGEETYVRGAADDESGKVIYGKIFLPDDSGDVPLSAEGLSDGGPTAVATGRKKAGGFALTDMLAEKKMGLSPLPAAKKSSLPDTALILNDAFALGESEREKINEMLQRDGEFDEFGSTIELIKEINCQETEFQEFSEAVTIVEKLQSEFLQLGNLKAAGELLNYFKEMTENTSDLRRQERVKRALALAASKESLGGLAAALNHAPEIALEEVENYLNLFGWEVLAAVTDLLGELEHRPHREALCNYLTRTGAEHIDLISRGIFDRRWFVVRNTVSIMAGIGSDRAFSYLEKAINHEEKRVRQEVIRGLARHSHRKAIGLLLKMVWDKDAVVAQEALEAVIARGEEALDAVTSMINDDRFSSLPEEVQENLFIIFSQLGGENAVSYLATLIPRWGLASNQSKQYYMQLAFKALGYNSSEKAEKILLGYSHSWNKRVRYLAKEALVNRRQVKYGGKL; from the coding sequence ATGAAAGCCTATATCAACCGGGAAAAAGGCGCCGGCGACCTGGTAACCCTCTTCTGGCAGGAGAATATCCCCGGGTTTGATTACGCCACGGTTGAAGATGTCATTCTGCGGGAATATGACGGCGGGATGCTGGTACAAACTTCTATGGAAGGGGAGGAAACTTATGTTCGCGGCGCCGCCGATGATGAATCGGGCAAGGTAATTTACGGCAAGATTTTTCTTCCGGATGATTCCGGGGATGTGCCGCTTTCTGCAGAGGGGTTATCGGATGGCGGACCGACAGCGGTCGCAACCGGGCGGAAAAAAGCGGGCGGTTTTGCCCTCACCGATATGCTGGCGGAGAAGAAAATGGGGCTTTCTCCTTTGCCGGCGGCGAAGAAAAGCTCCCTTCCCGACACCGCCCTGATTCTGAACGACGCCTTTGCACTGGGAGAATCGGAGCGGGAGAAAATCAATGAGATGCTTCAGCGCGACGGAGAGTTTGACGAATTTGGCTCCACCATTGAATTGATTAAAGAGATAAATTGTCAGGAGACAGAATTCCAGGAATTCAGTGAAGCGGTGACCATAGTGGAAAAATTGCAGTCGGAGTTTCTGCAACTGGGGAATCTGAAGGCGGCCGGTGAGCTTCTGAATTATTTCAAAGAGATGACGGAAAATACGTCCGACCTTCGCAGACAGGAGCGGGTCAAGCGGGCGCTGGCGCTGGCGGCAAGCAAAGAATCATTGGGCGGCCTGGCGGCCGCTTTAAACCACGCGCCCGAAATTGCTTTAGAGGAAGTAGAAAACTATCTGAACCTGTTCGGGTGGGAGGTTCTCGCGGCGGTCACCGACCTGCTGGGAGAACTGGAGCATCGCCCGCATCGTGAAGCGCTCTGCAATTATTTGACACGGACCGGCGCCGAGCATATCGACCTGATTTCGCGCGGAATATTTGACCGACGCTGGTTTGTGGTGCGAAACACCGTCTCCATTATGGCGGGAATCGGAAGCGACCGGGCGTTTTCCTATCTGGAAAAAGCGATTAATCATGAAGAGAAACGAGTGCGCCAGGAAGTGATAAGAGGGCTGGCGCGCCATTCCCACCGAAAAGCGATAGGGCTGCTCTTGAAGATGGTCTGGGATAAAGACGCAGTGGTCGCCCAAGAGGCGCTGGAGGCGGTTATCGCCCGCGGGGAGGAAGCGCTCGATGCGGTCACCAGCATGATAAATGATGACCGTTTCAGCAGTCTTCCTGAGGAAGTGCAGGAGAATCTCTTTATAATATTCTCACAATTGGGAGGGGAAAATGCGGTGTCGTATCTTGCCACGTTGATTCCCCGCTGGGGACTGGCATCAAACCAGTCCAAGCAGTATTACATGCAGCTGGCGTTCAAGGCGCTGGGATACAACAGCTCCGAGAAGGCGGAAAAAATCCTTTTGGGATACAGTCATTCCTGGAATAAGCGGGTGCGGTACCTGGCGAAAGAAGCGCTGGTGAATAGACGTCAGGTCAAATACGGAGGCAAACTATGA
- a CDS encoding diacylglycerol kinase family protein: MNYRRHQYQRFRPPNRSTLYLVVNKAASDYLPKEIDSLIAELKRESREFHLIDADSPAGASTLIRQAVNRHPEGIIACGGDGTVNLVAQHLARRSPILGIFPLGKFNNIYRSLYGEPDTGRAIKHFLSGRARRIDHALVDGNLVLGSLAIGLIPELNEIIGKRRIPRFGISWSRYASQAAARVQQTPISIKMDAFQFDIAPRLLNINLLPYTLGLPMTGASLDDDGKAEVIFDVGDGKAILSGYIRMIFKKKYIYSDEIRIYRGHKILLTPLRGKNLYLDGDIFPIKSESLSIEVFEKKIRLFDLEARPAKESAVDE; the protein is encoded by the coding sequence ATGAATTACCGACGGCACCAATATCAGCGTTTTCGACCCCCGAACCGGAGCACCCTTTATCTGGTGGTAAATAAAGCCGCTTCCGATTATCTCCCCAAAGAGATTGACAGCCTCATCGCCGAACTTAAGAGGGAGAGCCGGGAGTTTCATCTGATTGACGCCGATTCCCCGGCCGGGGCATCGACATTAATCCGTCAGGCGGTGAACCGTCATCCTGAAGGCATTATCGCCTGCGGCGGCGACGGCACCGTTAACCTGGTGGCGCAACATCTGGCCCGGCGTTCCCCCATTCTCGGAATCTTTCCGCTGGGGAAATTCAACAATATATACAGGTCGCTTTACGGTGAGCCGGACACCGGCCGGGCGATTAAACATTTTCTCTCCGGCCGAGCCCGCCGTATCGACCATGCCCTGGTTGATGGCAATCTTGTCCTCGGCTCGCTTGCTATTGGCTTGATTCCGGAACTCAATGAAATAATCGGGAAAAGGCGGATACCCCGGTTTGGTATCTCCTGGTCCCGCTACGCTTCCCAGGCGGCCGCGCGGGTGCAGCAAACACCTATCTCCATCAAGATGGATGCTTTCCAGTTCGACATTGCTCCCCGACTCCTTAATATCAACCTCCTGCCTTACACTCTCGGCTTGCCCATGACCGGCGCCTCTCTTGATGATGACGGGAAAGCGGAAGTCATCTTTGATGTCGGCGACGGCAAAGCGATTCTCTCCGGTTATATCAGAATGATTTTTAAGAAAAAATATATCTACTCCGATGAAATCAGAATCTATCGCGGCCACAAAATTCTGCTGACACCGCTGCGGGGGAAAAATCTCTATCTGGACGGGGATATATTCCCGATTAAGTCAGAGTCGCTCTCCATTGAAGTTTTCGAGAAGAAAATCAGGCTCTTTGACCTGGAGGCGCGGCCGGCAAAAGAGTCGGCAGTTGACGAGTGA
- a CDS encoding DUF6599 family protein — MKKGLMLILFLMTLIPVAFNCSGDKSDDPAIRAANFLPDSIPATGLVTTGQPRIYKGNALWEYIPGGAELYQSYNFIELASMEYTRDTFHLVADIYRFSTPTDAYGIYSVRRPENPTLVTLGIEGYSTPMKLTFVKGVYLVDLMGYNESEMTTDALAQVARAINDTLPGATSRPNPFLLFPVPNRIGLTDKYYAADFLGHKFLPKVYALDFYLEPDTATLFLTTDESGEKFLRWSEYAKAIGSFEPAPDSIPYDSGLSFVIYDDFYGRAAVGLRQGKLIGMVGYSPAHAEFLASWVGSFQ, encoded by the coding sequence ATGAAAAAAGGATTAATGCTGATACTCTTCTTAATGACTCTAATTCCGGTGGCGTTCAATTGCTCCGGTGACAAATCTGATGACCCGGCAATCCGGGCCGCCAATTTCCTTCCCGATTCCATTCCCGCAACCGGATTGGTCACTACCGGCCAGCCCCGGATATATAAAGGAAATGCTCTCTGGGAGTATATCCCCGGCGGAGCCGAGCTATATCAGAGTTATAATTTCATTGAACTGGCATCAATGGAATATACCCGGGATACCTTTCATCTGGTCGCCGATATCTACCGCTTCAGCACCCCCACCGATGCCTATGGTATCTACTCTGTCCGCAGGCCGGAGAATCCGACCCTTGTTACTCTGGGAATAGAAGGGTATTCAACTCCGATGAAATTGACTTTCGTCAAGGGCGTCTATCTGGTGGACCTGATGGGATATAATGAATCGGAAATGACGACCGATGCCCTGGCGCAGGTTGCCCGGGCAATAAACGATACTCTTCCCGGCGCCACCAGTCGCCCCAACCCCTTCCTGCTTTTTCCGGTGCCCAATCGAATCGGATTGACCGACAAATATTACGCCGCCGATTTCCTCGGTCACAAATTCCTGCCGAAAGTTTACGCTCTTGACTTCTATCTGGAGCCGGATACCGCCACACTATTCCTGACCACCGATGAATCGGGCGAGAAATTTCTTCGCTGGTCGGAATATGCCAAAGCAATCGGGAGTTTCGAACCGGCGCCCGATTCAATACCGTACGACAGCGGACTCTCTTTTGTCATATATGATGACTTCTATGGTCGCGCCGCCGTCGGTTTGAGGCAGGGAAAGCTTATCGGGATGGTCGGTTACAGCCCGGCGCATGCCGAATTTCTGGCCTCCTGGGTCGGCTCCTTTCAATAA
- a CDS encoding HD domain-containing phosphohydrolase codes for MTTTPVVSEKERLELAGPEELALVNAFFVLLKTAQYVDTNNATFQTQSAKFYLSFRRMADERGRVSIKISDNRIFVCDKLVKFDSDGLVRARIVSDVWQSLGIGGVAFDDSLDNRQIDKFVHLVATIKMTERDHNRIAERLRELGIEGITLFGMEQKTPQPLLTAEKRSLLRRAARATFFRAISVVEDVMAQAAEDKEVDLSKARRVVHSLIDQIAEDESSLIELTSIRDFDEYTFAHSTNVCVYALTMGIRLGMDRQRLSDLGFAALFHDIGKIKLPGDLIRKPDAFDENDWAQMQRHPILGAKTILRNLKFERNVARAALVAFEHHINEDFTGYPALTARRPTNLFSKIIALVDTFDALTSGRVYMKKAIPPDEVLRKMMYQMNIKFDAFLLKMFVSIIGIYPAGTLILLSTDELAVVVQNNPENLARPIVKIVGDRKGPHSEYMTVNLMLVENAERKIIRIIDPKKYNIDIKNILLSDK; via the coding sequence ATGACAACCACTCCCGTAGTTTCGGAGAAGGAACGTCTCGAACTGGCCGGTCCGGAAGAACTGGCGCTGGTCAACGCCTTTTTTGTTCTGCTGAAAACCGCCCAATATGTTGACACCAATAATGCCACCTTTCAAACGCAATCAGCAAAGTTCTATCTCTCTTTTCGCCGGATGGCTGATGAGAGAGGACGGGTATCGATAAAAATAAGCGACAACAGGATTTTTGTCTGTGATAAGCTGGTCAAATTCGACAGTGACGGACTGGTGCGGGCCAGAATTGTCAGCGATGTCTGGCAAAGTCTCGGGATTGGGGGAGTCGCCTTTGATGATTCTCTGGACAACCGTCAGATAGACAAATTCGTGCATCTGGTGGCAACGATAAAGATGACCGAGCGCGACCATAACCGGATTGCGGAGAGGCTGCGGGAGCTGGGTATCGAGGGAATTACGCTTTTTGGAATGGAGCAGAAGACACCCCAGCCGCTTCTGACGGCGGAGAAGCGGTCGCTCTTGCGGCGCGCCGCCCGCGCCACGTTTTTCAGGGCTATTTCCGTGGTTGAGGATGTCATGGCGCAGGCGGCTGAAGACAAAGAAGTTGACCTGAGCAAAGCCCGCCGGGTGGTGCATTCCTTAATCGACCAGATAGCCGAAGATGAATCATCCCTGATAGAGCTGACATCGATTCGGGATTTTGACGAATATACATTCGCACACTCCACTAATGTTTGCGTTTACGCCTTGACGATGGGGATACGACTGGGAATGGACCGTCAGCGGCTCTCCGACCTCGGCTTTGCGGCGCTGTTTCATGATATCGGCAAAATCAAATTGCCGGGCGACCTGATTCGAAAACCGGATGCCTTCGATGAAAACGACTGGGCGCAGATGCAGCGACATCCGATTCTGGGCGCCAAGACGATTCTGAGAAACCTGAAGTTTGAGAGAAATGTTGCCCGGGCGGCGCTGGTGGCATTTGAGCATCATATTAATGAAGATTTCACCGGCTATCCGGCGCTGACCGCCCGCCGGCCGACCAACCTCTTCTCCAAAATCATCGCTCTGGTGGACACGTTTGACGCCCTTACCTCGGGACGAGTCTATATGAAAAAGGCGATTCCGCCTGATGAAGTTCTTCGCAAGATGATGTACCAGATGAATATCAAGTTCGACGCCTTCCTGCTCAAAATGTTCGTCAGCATTATCGGCATCTATCCGGCCGGAACTTTGATACTTCTTTCGACCGATGAACTGGCGGTGGTGGTGCAGAACAATCCCGAGAATCTGGCGCGTCCGATTGTCAAGATAGTTGGAGACCGCAAAGGACCACATTCAGAGTATATGACGGTGAACCTGATGCTGGTGGAGAATGCCGAGCGGAAGATAATCCGGATTATTGACCCAAAGAAGTACAATATAGATATCAAGAATATACTTCTCTCCGACAAGTGA